The Planctomicrobium piriforme genome has a segment encoding these proteins:
- a CDS encoding efflux RND transporter permease subunit, which yields MLSHFFIDRPIFATVLSIVIVVVGGIALIGLPIAQYPDVAPPTVQVTATYPGANAVTVAETVATPIELEINGVERMLYMSSKSTNDGQMMLDITFELGTDLDTAQVLVQNRVAVAEAKLPEEVKRLGVTTKKKSPSILLCVNLISPGNQYDQLYLSNFAALNVKDEIARIEGVGDVSYLGPRDYSMRVWLDPNKLASRQMTAAEVMKAIQEQNVQVAAGRLGAPPVAPGSNFGFQVPINTQGRLSTTAEFEKIVVRSGERGQLVYLRDVVRDSTYGAAGEQLTAGIELGAKNYDVNAYLDGQPSITLAAFQLPGSNALETSHAIRAKMEELKTGFPEGIDYRIEYDTTVFVEESIKSVYHTLIEAIALVFIVVLVFLQNWRATVIPMIAVPVSLIGTFAVMSLLGFSLNNLSLFGLVLAIGIVVDDAIVVVENVERLMLLGLSPRDATRKAMEEVTGPVIAIGLVLCAVFVPTAFMAGISGQFYRQFALTIAASTIISAFNSLTLSPALCALLLKPHAHGEHAQRPDALPRLGLVVIGALLSFLFLAGPVAQAMGYDVAAHGAAAHHPPPGWLMPAVLVVGGILGWILAPLVNRALAGFFVLFNKLFDVSTAVYGGLVKNLLQFSLVVLLIYGGLMALTGVAIFRVPVGFIPEQDKGYLIVNVQLPDGASLERSDVLIRKLSEVVGQTEGVAHSLDLSGYSILLGTNLSNAAGMFVILDPFEERAGHPELGAPAIAKKLRAEFSKFQEAQVSVFGAPPVEGLGSTGGFKMQVQDRRNAGLRALQGGVQNLAEQGMSQYPGQFAGLFSSFSVSQPQIFLKIDREKAKAEGVSLDDIHLTLQTFLGGSYVNDFSFQNRSWQVNVQSDPAFRMTADDIGRLEVRNAAGGRVPFATLMTIKDVTGPAIVNRYQLYPSAELTGVALPGVSSGVAVPLMENLAREQLPNTLGFQWTELTLQQILASKDLLTKLVFPLAVVFVFLVLAAQYESWTLPVSIILIVPMCILAALLGVVIAKLDNNVFVQIGLVVLVGLAAKNAILIVEFAKQLQDEGQPLFEATVKACKLRLRPILMTSLAFILGVVPLVLAKGAGAEMRATLGITVFSGMLGVTIFGVLFTPVFFFVIRRFSGEKSSPPVPTSSSADH from the coding sequence ATGCTTTCTCATTTCTTCATTGACCGGCCCATCTTTGCCACGGTCCTGTCGATCGTCATCGTCGTCGTTGGCGGAATCGCCTTGATCGGCCTGCCGATCGCTCAATATCCGGATGTGGCGCCGCCGACGGTCCAGGTCACAGCGACCTATCCGGGTGCGAATGCCGTGACTGTGGCAGAGACCGTCGCGACGCCGATTGAGCTGGAGATTAACGGCGTCGAACGGATGCTGTATATGAGTTCGAAGTCGACCAATGACGGGCAGATGATGCTCGACATCACCTTCGAGCTGGGGACCGATCTCGATACGGCACAGGTTCTTGTCCAGAACCGCGTGGCTGTGGCTGAGGCGAAACTGCCCGAGGAGGTCAAACGCCTCGGGGTCACCACGAAAAAGAAATCCCCGAGTATTTTGCTATGCGTGAACCTGATCTCTCCGGGGAATCAATACGACCAGCTGTACCTCAGTAATTTTGCGGCCCTCAACGTCAAAGACGAAATTGCACGGATCGAGGGCGTAGGGGATGTTTCGTATCTGGGTCCCCGCGACTACAGCATGCGCGTCTGGCTGGATCCCAATAAACTGGCGTCACGCCAGATGACCGCCGCGGAGGTGATGAAGGCGATTCAGGAACAGAACGTCCAGGTTGCGGCCGGACGACTGGGCGCGCCGCCAGTCGCGCCGGGATCGAACTTTGGGTTCCAGGTTCCCATCAACACCCAGGGACGTCTCTCCACGACGGCGGAGTTCGAGAAGATTGTCGTGCGTTCGGGCGAACGCGGGCAACTGGTCTATCTCCGCGATGTCGTTCGCGATTCCACCTATGGCGCAGCCGGTGAACAGCTGACCGCAGGGATCGAGCTGGGGGCAAAAAACTACGACGTCAACGCCTACCTTGACGGCCAACCGAGTATCACTCTGGCTGCCTTTCAACTGCCTGGCTCGAATGCCCTGGAGACCTCGCATGCCATCCGCGCCAAGATGGAAGAACTGAAAACGGGATTTCCGGAAGGGATCGATTACCGCATTGAATACGACACGACGGTGTTCGTCGAAGAATCCATCAAGAGCGTGTATCACACGTTAATCGAAGCCATTGCTCTGGTCTTCATCGTCGTTCTCGTATTCCTCCAGAACTGGCGGGCGACTGTGATTCCGATGATCGCCGTGCCGGTCTCGCTGATCGGAACATTCGCAGTCATGTCGCTGTTAGGCTTCTCGCTCAACAACCTGTCGCTCTTCGGTCTTGTGCTGGCGATCGGCATTGTCGTGGACGACGCCATCGTGGTCGTCGAAAACGTGGAGCGGCTCATGCTGCTGGGACTGTCTCCCCGCGATGCCACTCGGAAGGCGATGGAGGAAGTCACCGGTCCGGTCATTGCCATTGGCCTTGTGCTCTGCGCGGTGTTTGTGCCGACCGCTTTCATGGCCGGCATCAGCGGACAGTTCTACCGTCAATTTGCACTCACCATCGCAGCCTCGACGATCATTTCCGCCTTCAACTCGCTGACGCTAAGCCCGGCACTCTGTGCATTGCTGCTGAAGCCGCATGCCCACGGAGAGCACGCCCAGCGGCCCGATGCACTCCCTCGCCTGGGTCTGGTTGTGATCGGAGCGCTGCTGTCATTTCTCTTCCTGGCCGGCCCTGTGGCCCAGGCGATGGGGTATGACGTCGCCGCTCATGGGGCCGCTGCACATCATCCGCCGCCAGGTTGGCTGATGCCCGCGGTTCTCGTTGTCGGCGGCATTCTGGGCTGGATTCTCGCCCCGCTTGTCAACCGCGCGCTGGCCGGCTTCTTTGTGCTGTTCAACAAGTTGTTTGACGTATCAACTGCTGTGTATGGGGGCCTCGTTAAGAATCTGCTGCAATTCAGTTTGGTTGTCTTGTTGATCTATGGCGGACTGATGGCTCTGACTGGCGTGGCGATCTTCCGCGTCCCAGTGGGATTCATACCCGAGCAGGACAAAGGCTATCTAATTGTCAATGTGCAGCTGCCAGACGGCGCCAGCCTTGAACGTTCCGATGTCCTGATTCGAAAGCTCAGCGAGGTTGTCGGTCAAACAGAGGGAGTTGCGCATTCGCTCGACCTCTCGGGCTACTCCATCCTGCTGGGGACAAACCTCAGCAATGCCGCCGGGATGTTCGTCATTCTGGATCCCTTTGAAGAACGCGCCGGTCATCCTGAACTGGGAGCCCCGGCGATTGCGAAGAAACTGCGGGCGGAGTTCTCGAAATTCCAAGAAGCACAAGTGAGCGTCTTCGGCGCTCCGCCAGTCGAAGGGCTCGGCAGCACTGGGGGCTTCAAGATGCAGGTTCAGGACCGCCGCAACGCGGGTCTCCGCGCGTTGCAGGGAGGTGTTCAGAACCTCGCTGAGCAAGGCATGTCACAGTATCCCGGCCAATTCGCCGGACTGTTCAGTTCGTTCAGCGTCTCTCAACCGCAAATCTTCCTGAAAATCGATCGTGAAAAGGCAAAGGCTGAAGGTGTTTCTTTAGACGACATCCACCTCACGCTCCAGACATTTCTGGGAGGCAGCTATGTGAACGACTTCTCTTTCCAAAACCGCAGCTGGCAAGTGAATGTTCAGTCCGATCCCGCATTCCGGATGACGGCCGATGACATCGGACGGTTGGAAGTTCGTAACGCCGCTGGAGGTCGAGTGCCGTTCGCGACGCTGATGACTATCAAAGATGTCACTGGGCCCGCCATCGTGAATCGCTATCAGCTGTATCCGTCTGCAGAACTGACGGGGGTTGCCCTCCCGGGAGTCAGTTCGGGGGTCGCTGTCCCGCTGATGGAGAATCTGGCCCGAGAGCAGTTGCCCAACACGCTCGGATTCCAGTGGACGGAATTGACGCTGCAGCAGATCCTGGCGTCAAAGGACTTGCTCACGAAGCTGGTGTTTCCCCTTGCGGTCGTATTTGTCTTTCTAGTTCTCGCGGCTCAGTATGAAAGCTGGACCCTCCCGGTGTCGATCATTCTGATCGTCCCAATGTGCATCCTGGCCGCGCTCCTCGGCGTGGTGATTGCCAAGCTCGACAACAACGTTTTCGTCCAAATCGGACTGGTGGTGCTCGTTGGCCTTGCCGCCAAGAACGCGATTCTGATTGTGGAGTTTGCAAAACAGCTTCAGGATGAGGGACAGCCGCTGTTCGAAGCCACGGTGAAGGCCTGCAAGCTGCGCCTCCGACCGATCCTGATGACATCTCTCGCATTCATCCTGGGTGTTGTTCCGCTCGTCCTGGCGAAAGGGGCGGGCGCGGAGATGCGGGCGACCCTCGGCATCACGGTGTTTAGTGGAATGCTCGGAGTCACGATCTTCGGGGTGCTGTTTACCCCGGTTTTCTTCTTTGTGATTCGGCGATTCAGCGGCGAGAAATCCAGTCCGCCCGTTCCGACTTCGTCGAGCGCTGATCATTGA
- a CDS encoding response regulator: MNDESKSSVDELARSNSDLQNLMVATDIATVFVDRELRIQRLTTSAKALFNVISTDLGRPLSDFSCQLEYPEIVADAERSLTHLQSEQREVRAGERWYIARTLPYRTADDQIAGVVLTFLDITQQKASEEKILRIAADSERQRRVYETVLTNTPDFVYVFSLDYRVLYANEALIKMWGRGHDGAIGKTFLEIGYEPWHAEMHEREIDQVRATRQPIRGEVPFTGTHGKRQYDYIFVPVIGADGEVEAVAGTTRDVTERKETERQLREGQEQLDFALAAADLGYWSLNLADHTARRTLRHDQLFGYDALLPEWTYEMFLDHVVPEDRAMVDAAFQKSVATGSAWAVECRIQRADGAVRHIWKKGLALRNAQGQVERMLSIVGDITDRRQAEERQAFLGRFADTLRRLSDPVEVQAVASRVLGEYLGANRVVYFEIRGDDYVIERDYTAGVRPLAGRYPVAAFGQDLLAVLLDGRTVIEADATTEPYRPASERAAFANIQVRGHVDVPLVKGGRFVAGMTVQVSDRRDWTPQDVGLIEETAERTWAAVERVRAEREVARLAAEADRERRLFAAVLSNTPDFIYTFDLDGRFVYVNTALLALWGKTLEQAVGRNFFELDYPPALADRLQRQIQEVIDTKQPLRDETPYTSGMGERMYEYILAPVVGAGGVVEAVAGSTRDITARKQAEAEREGLVKQLREQDRKKDEFLATLAHELRNPLAPIRNGLQVIRLAGATGMVEQARTMMERQLAQMVRLVDDLLDVSRVTTGKLTLRTAPVDLREVIDAALETSRQMVEQAGHNLAVIVPAEPVFVEGDVTRLAQVISNLLTNSAKYTHQGGQISLALKREDDTAVISVKDDGVGIPPALLDKVFEMFTQVDRTLEKTTGGLGIGLALVKGVVEMHGGTIVAKSEGEGRGSEFVVRLPVLLSAVQNVTSEAADEPVVASSHRRILVADDNLDSAASLGKLLELLGNYVQTANDGLQAVDLAESFRPDVILLDIGMPKLNGYEAARRIRAQAWGQATMLVALTGWGQEEDRKKSADAGFDHHLVKPVELAALEKILAAPAALTPSTDRSNPAAASLRVLVVDDMRDATHILRTLLKAAGHVVRTAFDGPNGLAAALEFRPEVAILDISLPGMSGLELAKRIREQATLHDIVLIAMTGYGDEADRQRSFDAGFNHHLVKPADISVVLKILATVSARLR; the protein is encoded by the coding sequence GTGAACGACGAATCGAAGAGCAGCGTCGATGAACTTGCGCGCTCCAACAGCGACCTGCAGAACCTGATGGTCGCCACGGACATTGCAACCGTCTTTGTGGACCGCGAGTTGCGCATCCAGCGGCTTACGACTTCGGCCAAGGCGCTCTTCAATGTCATCTCGACCGACCTGGGCCGCCCACTCTCTGATTTCAGCTGCCAGCTTGAATACCCAGAGATCGTCGCCGACGCCGAACGCTCGCTGACGCACCTCCAATCTGAGCAGCGCGAAGTCCGCGCGGGCGAGCGTTGGTACATCGCCCGCACCCTTCCTTACCGCACCGCCGATGACCAGATTGCCGGAGTCGTTCTCACTTTTCTCGACATCACCCAACAGAAGGCGTCCGAGGAGAAGATTCTCCGGATCGCCGCCGACTCCGAGCGTCAGCGGCGGGTGTACGAGACCGTCCTGACAAACACCCCCGATTTTGTGTATGTATTCAGTCTCGATTACCGGGTTCTTTACGCTAATGAAGCCCTCATCAAAATGTGGGGTCGCGGCCATGACGGGGCCATTGGAAAGACGTTTCTGGAGATCGGATACGAGCCGTGGCACGCCGAAATGCACGAGCGGGAGATCGATCAGGTGCGCGCCACGCGGCAGCCCATCCGAGGCGAAGTTCCATTCACCGGGACGCACGGAAAGCGTCAGTACGACTACATTTTTGTACCGGTCATCGGAGCCGACGGCGAGGTCGAAGCGGTGGCCGGCACGACCCGTGACGTGACCGAAAGGAAGGAGACGGAGAGGCAATTGCGGGAAGGGCAGGAGCAGTTGGACTTCGCCCTTGCCGCCGCCGACTTGGGCTACTGGTCCCTCAATCTGGCCGATCACACGGCCCGCCGCACTCTCCGGCATGACCAGCTTTTCGGATATGACGCCCTCCTTCCGGAATGGACATACGAGATGTTTCTCGACCACGTCGTTCCGGAGGATCGAGCAATGGTGGACGCGGCCTTCCAGAAATCCGTGGCGACCGGCTCGGCCTGGGCCGTTGAATGTCGCATCCAGCGGGCGGACGGGGCGGTGAGGCACATCTGGAAGAAAGGTCTCGCCTTGCGGAACGCCCAAGGGCAAGTTGAGCGGATGCTGAGCATCGTTGGTGACATCACCGATCGCCGGCAGGCCGAAGAGCGGCAGGCGTTTCTCGGTCGATTCGCCGATACGCTACGTCGGCTCTCAGATCCAGTAGAAGTTCAGGCCGTGGCGAGCCGGGTGCTGGGCGAGTACCTGGGTGCGAACCGGGTCGTCTACTTCGAAATCCGCGGCGACGATTATGTCATCGAGCGCGATTATACCGCGGGCGTCCGGCCGCTCGCCGGTAGATACCCGGTTGCTGCCTTCGGCCAGGATCTGCTGGCCGTTTTACTGGACGGCCGTACGGTGATCGAGGCAGACGCAACAACAGAGCCGTACCGGCCGGCCAGTGAGCGCGCGGCATTCGCGAACATCCAGGTTCGGGGCCATGTGGACGTGCCGTTGGTCAAAGGCGGGCGGTTCGTGGCCGGGATGACCGTCCAGGTCTCCGACCGGCGGGACTGGACCCCGCAGGACGTTGGCTTGATTGAAGAAACCGCCGAGCGGACCTGGGCGGCGGTCGAGCGGGTGCGAGCCGAGCGAGAAGTTGCCAGGCTCGCCGCCGAGGCCGACCGGGAGCGGCGGCTGTTCGCCGCAGTGCTGTCGAACACTCCAGACTTCATCTACACATTCGATTTGGATGGTCGGTTCGTGTATGTCAACACTGCACTGCTCGCGCTGTGGGGAAAAACGTTGGAGCAGGCAGTCGGACGGAACTTCTTCGAACTCGACTACCCACCCGCCCTGGCGGATCGCCTCCAGCGGCAAATACAGGAAGTGATCGACACCAAGCAGCCGCTCAGAGATGAGACACCTTACACGAGCGGAATGGGCGAGCGAATGTATGAGTACATCCTTGCCCCGGTCGTTGGGGCCGGCGGTGTAGTGGAGGCCGTTGCCGGTTCGACCCGAGACATCACGGCCCGCAAGCAGGCAGAGGCGGAGCGGGAGGGGCTGGTCAAGCAACTTCGGGAACAGGATCGGAAGAAGGATGAATTCCTGGCGACTTTGGCCCATGAACTCCGCAACCCGCTGGCTCCTATTCGCAATGGTTTGCAGGTCATTCGCCTGGCTGGCGCGACAGGGATGGTCGAGCAGGCCAGGACGATGATGGAGCGACAACTGGCCCAGATGGTCCGGCTGGTGGATGACCTGCTCGATGTCAGCCGGGTGACGACGGGGAAGCTGACCCTCCGCACAGCGCCCGTTGACCTTCGGGAGGTAATCGACGCCGCCTTGGAGACGTCCCGGCAGATGGTCGAGCAAGCAGGCCACAATCTCGCCGTCATTGTGCCAGCGGAGCCGGTCTTCGTCGAGGGGGACGTGACGCGACTGGCCCAGGTGATCTCGAACCTGCTGACCAACAGCGCCAAGTACACGCACCAGGGCGGGCAGATCTCGCTGGCACTCAAACGCGAGGATGACACGGCGGTGATCTCTGTCAAAGATGATGGCGTCGGCATCCCGCCTGCCTTGCTCGACAAAGTGTTTGAGATGTTCACGCAGGTCGACCGGACGCTTGAGAAGACGACCGGCGGGCTCGGGATCGGGTTGGCGCTGGTGAAGGGAGTCGTCGAGATGCACGGCGGGACCATCGTCGCCAAAAGCGAGGGGGAAGGCCGCGGGAGCGAGTTCGTGGTCAGGTTGCCGGTACTTTTATCGGCGGTTCAGAACGTCACTTCAGAAGCAGCAGACGAACCTGTCGTTGCGTCGAGTCACCGCCGCATTCTGGTCGCCGATGACAATCTCGACTCCGCCGCATCGCTGGGCAAATTACTCGAATTGCTGGGAAACTACGTGCAGACCGCAAACGACGGCTTGCAGGCAGTGGACTTGGCAGAGTCGTTCCGTCCCGATGTGATCTTGCTCGACATCGGGATGCCGAAGCTCAATGGCTACGAAGCGGCCCGTCGCATCCGCGCCCAAGCATGGGGCCAAGCGACGATGCTGGTCGCCTTGACAGGGTGGGGACAAGAGGAAGACCGGAAGAAAAGTGCGGACGCCGGCTTCGATCACCACTTGGTTAAGCCCGTCGAACTTGCCGCACTTGAGAAGATATTGGCTGCACCTGCCGCATTGACGCCATCAACAGATCGATCGAATCCAGCGGCGGCTTCATTGCGAGTGCTGGTTGTGGATGATATGAGGGATGCGACTCACATACTTCGAACGCTATTGAAGGCGGCCGGGCATGTTGTGCGGACAGCGTTCGACGGTCCGAACGGCTTAGCAGCGGCCCTGGAATTCCGGCCTGAGGTCGCAATTCTCGACATCAGCTTGCCGGGGATGAGCGGCCTTGAGTTAGCGAAGCGAATTCGCGAGCAGGCGACGCTCCATGACATTGTATTGATCGCCATGACGGGGTACGGGGACGAGGCAGATCGTCAGCGTTCTTTTGACGCCGGTTTCAATCATCATTTGGTCAAGCCTGCTGACATCTCGGTAGTGCTGAAGATCTTGGCGACCGTCTCGGCGAGGCTGCGCTAA